The proteins below come from a single Gammaproteobacteria bacterium genomic window:
- the rmuC gene encoding DNA recombination protein RmuC → MGYFISRSKANAELARLQLDADLKQQQLAELESNKTEQQQTIDALKTELTDSKTNLALAKQQLESIQSQYKEVQEKHADAQGKCNQLLTSLSEQKSVSSSTQASLNAEKDRANKLNTALEAAHSELKQARQEAGKLTAENAELRTSQQEKEAGFKKQLAQFEEQKETLKKEFRIVANEIFEAKGKTFTETSKESLSALLNPFREQMTAFKAKVEDIHHKDTQQQSEMKTELKNLQKMNQEITEEAHNLATALKGKNKMQGNWGEMILENVLDRSGLVLDKDYKREVSFNTAEGRSRPDAIVYLPDNKHLVIDAKVSLNAYTRYVNAEDELEREQALKEHIAAFGDRIKELSDRNYYDLPGLNSPDMVFMFVPIESAFVEALKGDEMLFQKALEQNVLVATPTTLLTSLNIVRQLWRFEDQNKNTAELAEKAGKMYDKLNGFLVSMKTVGSSLDKAKETYDKAYGQLYTGRGNLIKQANEFKNLGVSVKAELPQELVDKAELELIGHDK, encoded by the coding sequence ATGGGCTACTTCATCAGCCGCAGCAAGGCCAACGCAGAACTCGCGCGCCTTCAATTAGATGCCGATTTAAAACAACAACAATTAGCCGAGCTGGAATCAAACAAGACAGAACAGCAGCAAACCATAGATGCCTTAAAGACAGAACTAACCGATAGCAAGACAAACCTGGCACTTGCCAAACAACAGTTAGAGAGTATCCAGTCACAGTATAAAGAGGTACAAGAAAAACACGCCGATGCGCAAGGCAAGTGTAATCAATTACTCACCAGCCTGTCCGAACAAAAGAGTGTTTCATCATCAACCCAGGCCAGCCTCAATGCCGAGAAAGACCGAGCCAATAAACTCAACACAGCGTTAGAGGCCGCTCATTCCGAACTAAAACAGGCACGACAGGAAGCCGGTAAGCTAACAGCAGAGAATGCCGAGTTACGCACCAGTCAACAGGAAAAGGAAGCCGGTTTCAAAAAACAACTCGCCCAGTTTGAAGAACAAAAGGAAACCTTGAAAAAGGAATTCAGGATTGTCGCCAATGAAATTTTTGAGGCCAAGGGCAAGACCTTTACCGAAACCAGTAAGGAATCACTCAGTGCCTTACTCAATCCATTTCGTGAACAGATGACCGCATTCAAGGCCAAGGTTGAAGATATCCATCACAAGGATACCCAGCAACAGAGTGAGATGAAAACTGAATTAAAAAATCTGCAAAAGATGAATCAGGAGATTACCGAAGAGGCACACAATCTCGCCACCGCATTAAAAGGCAAGAACAAGATGCAGGGTAACTGGGGTGAGATGATCCTGGAGAATGTGCTGGATCGTTCCGGTCTGGTGCTAGATAAAGATTACAAACGAGAGGTGAGCTTTAATACCGCAGAGGGTCGCAGTCGCCCCGATGCCATAGTCTATCTACCCGATAATAAACACCTGGTGATTGATGCCAAGGTATCACTCAATGCCTACACCCGTTATGTGAATGCCGAGGATGAACTGGAACGTGAACAGGCGCTCAAGGAACATATCGCAGCTTTTGGTGATCGCATCAAGGAATTGTCAGACCGTAATTATTATGACCTCCCCGGACTGAACTCACCCGATATGGTGTTTATGTTTGTACCGATTGAATCCGCCTTTGTTGAAGCACTCAAAGGTGATGAGATGTTATTTCAGAAAGCACTGGAACAAAATGTATTGGTAGCAACCCCGACCACATTATTAACCAGTCTCAATATCGTGCGACAACTATGGCGCTTCGAGGATCAAAATAAAAACACCGCCGAGCTAGCAGAAAAAGCCGGCAAGATGTATGACAAGCTCAATGGCTTCCTTGTCAGTATGAAAACGGTGGGCTCATCCCTGGATAAGGCAAAAGAGACCTACGATAAGGCCTATGGGCAGTTATATACAGGGCGTGGAAATCTAATCAAACAGGCCAATGAGTTCAAGAACCTGGGTGTATCGGTTAAGGCCGAGTTACCACAAGAGTTAGTGGATAAGGCCGAATTGGAATTGATTGGCCATGATAAATAA
- a CDS encoding AbrB/MazE/SpoVT family DNA-binding domain-containing protein, producing MGVQIAKVFMNGRSQAVRLPKEYRFDTDEVYITRQGDNIILSAKEPGWDEFFDSCSVFGNDFLQDRLDEQPQERDFD from the coding sequence ATGGGTGTGCAAATAGCCAAGGTATTTATGAATGGACGTAGCCAGGCGGTTCGTTTACCTAAAGAGTATCGCTTTGATACTGATGAGGTTTATATTACAAGGCAAGGGGATAACATCATTCTTTCGGCAAAAGAACCAGGCTGGGATGAGTTTTTTGATTCCTGCTCCGTTTTTGGTAATGATTTTTTGCAAGATAGACTTGATGAGCAACCACAGGAAAGGGATTTTGATTGA
- a CDS encoding type II toxin-antitoxin system VapC family toxin — MYMLDTNICIYVLKNHSKKLRYKFKAIKNICISSVTYGELCFGIENGNNALKEDRWRQLDLFTQRLLIKPLGENAARHYGLIRAQLKKEGRVIGNNDLFIAAHARSIDAVLVTNNVGEFNRVPNLAVENWVSA; from the coding sequence ATGTATATGCTGGATACCAATATTTGTATTTATGTTTTAAAAAATCACTCGAAGAAATTGAGATACAAATTTAAAGCGATAAAGAATATTTGTATTTCATCAGTGACTTATGGGGAGCTGTGCTTTGGGATAGAGAATGGAAATAATGCTTTAAAAGAAGATCGGTGGCGACAGCTGGATCTTTTTACACAAAGGCTATTGATAAAACCTTTGGGTGAAAATGCTGCCAGGCACTATGGCTTGATTAGAGCACAACTAAAAAAAGAAGGCAGGGTAATTGGTAATAATGACCTTTTTATTGCGGCACATGCTCGCAGTATTGATGCGGTATTAGTGACGAATAATGTGGGTGAGTTTAATCGAGTGCCGAATCTTGCTGTTGAAAACTGGGTTTCGGCGTAG
- a CDS encoding nucleotidyltransferase domain-containing protein: MRLTERQVTAIQLVADKFLQNYPDAGLWLFGSRLNDEVRGGDVDFCLFLTENNIEKRAKLKRQLRPALEEAVDISTDLIIQDLDSPLKAVARKAQEEGVRLR, encoded by the coding sequence ATGCGGCTGACTGAACGACAAGTCACAGCTATTCAATTAGTCGCGGATAAATTTTTGCAGAATTATCCAGATGCTGGCTTATGGCTATTTGGTTCTCGCCTGAATGATGAGGTGCGGGGTGGCGATGTTGATTTTTGTCTTTTTTTAACAGAGAACAATATAGAAAAACGGGCAAAACTAAAACGGCAACTGCGGCCTGCGCTGGAAGAGGCTGTTGATATTAGCACTGATCTGATAATACAGGATCTTGATTCGCCTTTAAAAGCCGTGGCACGAAAGGCTCAGGAGGAGGGTGTCAGGTTACGGTGA
- a CDS encoding WYL domain-containing protein yields MSDALLRQWMMLKMIPRQPKKTNSRILTKQLQAEGFNTARRNTQRDLSNLSSIFPELVNDGNKDEIGWSWRQDAELHDMPSIDPSTALTFKLAQTFLINLIPPAVLTQLQPYFRSADKILSKIDNNSLGNWSDHVRIVARTQPLIPASINQTVLSVIYDALLQGQQFRGRYKNRQDDIAEYEFHPLGLIFRDSVVYLIATLWDYEDIRHFALHRFIQTEIMDTSLQRPDNFNLDDYIATGTTEYALPGDKNIKLVAYFSNTSIHHLTETPLSKDQRITPLDNDRKELRATVKDTYQLRWWLLGFGDQVEVVKPIALRREFAGIVREMYMTYTDE; encoded by the coding sequence ATGTCAGATGCGCTCTTAAGACAGTGGATGATGCTCAAGATGATTCCACGTCAACCCAAAAAAACCAATTCCAGAATCCTCACCAAACAGCTACAGGCCGAAGGTTTTAATACCGCACGCCGTAATACCCAACGTGATCTGAGTAATCTATCCAGCATCTTTCCAGAACTGGTCAACGATGGTAACAAGGATGAGATTGGCTGGTCATGGCGACAGGATGCAGAACTCCACGATATGCCATCAATTGATCCATCCACCGCGCTCACCTTCAAGCTGGCACAAACCTTTTTAATCAACCTGATTCCCCCTGCCGTACTCACACAACTACAACCCTACTTTCGCAGTGCCGACAAAATCCTGAGTAAGATTGATAATAATTCACTCGGTAACTGGTCCGATCATGTGCGGATCGTAGCGCGGACACAACCCTTGATTCCGGCAAGTATTAATCAAACCGTACTCAGTGTTATCTACGATGCCCTGCTACAGGGTCAACAGTTCCGTGGGCGTTATAAAAACAGACAGGACGATATCGCAGAATATGAATTTCATCCACTCGGCCTGATTTTCCGCGACAGCGTGGTTTATCTAATTGCCACGCTATGGGACTACGAAGACATTCGCCATTTTGCCCTGCATCGTTTTATACAAACAGAGATCATGGATACCTCCCTACAACGCCCCGACAATTTTAATCTGGATGATTATATAGCCACCGGCACCACAGAATATGCACTGCCCGGTGACAAAAATATCAAGCTGGTAGCCTATTTTAGTAACACCAGCATCCATCACCTGACAGAGACCCCACTGAGCAAGGATCAGAGGATTACCCCGCTGGATAATGACCGCAAAGAACTCCGCGCCACCGTCAAAGACACCTATCAATTACGCTGGTGGTTGCTCGGATTTGGCGATCAGGTCGAGGTGGTTAAGCCGATTGCGTTAAGACGGGAATTTGCAGGGATAGTCAGGGAGATGTACATGACATACACGGATGAATGA
- a CDS encoding ATP-binding protein has product MISFSLVRPDVKRGVCLASEYTDVIKLWTLRTICLLPNIKRKHSSFRHSGDITSDREILEAMDMLELENSDIKARALKRKIYSVLDEVEQKKDLAIGGVLEANLTLLQQHLDLHHSDILILAFLTLVEMNPGMRSAVDTLGEISGDGLIKTVASILDIDRVDIRRSLSRDGILIQAGLLKFDRDGPNEIYRKLDLLDDLSDSLLSQHDNIYDMLNGYLSRGKNSELDKVDFDYLDSQTQVLSQQIEKVWDTRSKGTNILVYGPPGTGKSEYVRLLAQTLEANFYEINTEDSDGDSLAGYNRFRSYQLVQRLIARHQKALVIFDEIEDVFPRQSFSFFGRATHKSAGKAWVNRLLEDNPIPAIWISNSVGELDPAYLRRFDQVIKMDTPPLSVRRRILDKSLSTLNVSPQWTERVSENAALAPAIVTRAAKVVAMTAGASDQNVIEGRLEQLIGSTMEAMGYSDILFNRQLSPLDYHLEYLNTDIDIESLVSGLAKNPVGRFCLYGAPGTGKTEFGRYVAKAMDKPLLVKRASDLLSMYVGEAEKNIAAMFKEAQRDDAVLLLDEADSFLQDRKGAHNSWEVTQVNELLTQMEAFEGLFICSTNLMDNLDAAALRRFDFKIKFDYLGRDQAWSLFNRLLEAHGDKVQIDASHRKVLDGIRNLAPGDFAVIARQQRLFNKPLTPDVLLERLMDESDFKSDGDKQAMGFTAKIH; this is encoded by the coding sequence ATGATCAGTTTTTCTTTAGTTCGACCCGATGTAAAAAGGGGTGTTTGTTTGGCTTCTGAATATACGGATGTTATAAAATTATGGACGCTGAGAACAATATGTTTGTTGCCCAATATAAAAAGAAAGCATAGTAGTTTCAGGCATAGTGGCGATATTACCAGTGACAGGGAGATACTTGAGGCAATGGATATGCTTGAGTTGGAAAATTCCGATATTAAGGCACGCGCCCTTAAACGAAAGATTTATTCTGTTCTGGATGAGGTGGAGCAGAAAAAAGATCTGGCGATTGGTGGGGTATTAGAGGCTAATCTCACATTATTGCAACAGCATCTGGATCTTCACCATAGTGATATATTGATCCTGGCCTTTCTGACGCTGGTGGAAATGAATCCGGGCATGAGAAGTGCGGTGGATACTCTGGGTGAGATCAGTGGCGATGGTCTGATTAAAACAGTGGCTTCGATACTGGATATTGATCGGGTCGATATTCGTCGCTCACTTTCGCGTGATGGGATCTTGATTCAAGCAGGCCTGCTCAAGTTTGATCGTGATGGGCCTAACGAGATTTATCGTAAGCTGGATCTGCTTGATGATCTATCGGATTCATTGCTTAGTCAGCATGACAACATCTATGACATGCTGAATGGCTATCTCTCCAGGGGTAAGAACAGTGAGCTTGATAAAGTGGATTTTGATTATCTGGATTCACAAACTCAGGTGTTGTCTCAACAGATTGAAAAGGTATGGGATACACGGTCGAAAGGGACGAATATTCTGGTTTATGGGCCGCCGGGTACGGGTAAGAGCGAGTATGTGCGCCTATTGGCACAGACCCTGGAGGCCAATTTTTATGAGATCAATACGGAAGATTCGGATGGTGATTCACTGGCCGGCTATAATCGTTTTCGTTCCTATCAGTTGGTGCAACGATTGATTGCGCGTCATCAGAAAGCATTGGTGATCTTTGATGAGATCGAGGATGTCTTTCCACGGCAATCTTTTTCGTTTTTTGGTAGAGCGACGCATAAGAGTGCGGGTAAGGCATGGGTTAACCGTCTGTTGGAAGATAACCCCATTCCGGCTATCTGGATTAGTAATTCAGTGGGTGAACTGGATCCCGCTTATCTGCGTCGATTTGATCAGGTGATAAAAATGGATACCCCACCGCTCAGTGTGAGAAGACGTATTCTGGATAAAAGCCTGTCAACATTGAATGTATCACCACAGTGGACAGAACGGGTCTCTGAAAATGCGGCATTGGCACCGGCTATTGTCACGCGTGCAGCCAAGGTTGTTGCTATGACAGCCGGGGCATCTGATCAAAATGTCATTGAAGGTCGGCTGGAACAGTTGATTGGTAGCACGATGGAGGCGATGGGGTATTCAGATATCCTGTTTAATCGACAGTTGAGTCCTTTAGATTATCATCTGGAATATCTCAATACCGATATTGATATTGAATCTTTGGTATCCGGTTTGGCTAAAAATCCTGTGGGCAGGTTTTGTTTATACGGTGCACCGGGAACAGGTAAGACAGAGTTTGGTCGTTATGTTGCCAAGGCAATGGATAAACCCTTGTTGGTGAAGCGTGCCTCTGATTTGCTTTCAATGTATGTTGGCGAGGCTGAAAAAAATATTGCGGCCATGTTCAAAGAAGCACAACGGGATGACGCTGTGTTATTGCTGGATGAGGCGGATAGTTTTTTACAGGATCGTAAGGGAGCACATAATAGTTGGGAGGTTACCCAGGTTAATGAGCTTCTGACGCAGATGGAGGCCTTTGAGGGCTTGTTTATTTGTTCAACAAATCTAATGGATAACCTGGATGCAGCGGCATTGCGTCGTTTTGATTTCAAGATTAAATTTGATTATCTTGGCAGAGATCAGGCATGGTCACTCTTTAATCGGCTGTTAGAAGCGCATGGCGATAAGGTGCAGATAGATGCAAGTCATCGCAAGGTGCTTGATGGTATAAGAAACCTGGCACCTGGAGACTTTGCGGTTATCGCGCGTCAGCAACGTCTATTTAACAAGCCACTAACCCCGGATGTCTTATTAGAACGCTTGATGGATGAATCTGATTTTAAGTCGGATGGTGATAAACAAGCCATGGGATTTACTGCGAAGATTCATTAA
- a CDS encoding ADP-ribosylglycohydrolase family protein translates to MKLIERYLSSTGRCFDIGGAVLSALMRYEKSGEAYAGSAHPQSAGNGSLMRLAPLALAYANNPEQAIELSGQMSRTTHGVTVAIDACRYYTALIIGALQGRSKGELMDDRFNLVEGLWDRQPLVKEIDEVARGSFQFKHADEIKGSGYVVESLEASLWAFYTTDSFEEGVLAAVNLGDDADTTGSIYGQLAGAYYDIDSIPQHWRDKIVSSDLIIDLAEKMMECID, encoded by the coding sequence ATGAAATTAATAGAACGTTATCTCAGTAGTACCGGGCGTTGTTTTGATATTGGTGGCGCTGTGCTTTCGGCATTAATGCGCTATGAGAAATCAGGCGAAGCGTATGCAGGAAGCGCTCATCCACAGAGTGCAGGTAATGGTTCACTCATGCGCCTGGCACCGCTTGCTCTTGCCTATGCCAATAATCCTGAGCAGGCTATCGAACTCTCAGGGCAGATGTCACGCACCACGCATGGTGTAACTGTCGCAATAGATGCCTGTCGTTATTACACTGCTTTGATTATTGGTGCCCTGCAAGGTCGTTCAAAGGGTGAGTTGATGGATGATCGTTTTAACCTGGTTGAAGGTTTGTGGGACAGGCAACCTCTGGTTAAAGAAATTGATGAAGTGGCACGCGGTTCATTTCAGTTTAAGCATGCTGATGAAATCAAGGGTTCGGGTTATGTAGTGGAATCACTGGAGGCATCACTCTGGGCCTTTTATACCACGGATAGTTTTGAAGAGGGTGTATTAGCGGCGGTGAATCTAGGTGATGATGCCGATACCACCGGGTCTATCTATGGTCAGCTGGCCGGTGCTTATTATGATATTGACAGCATACCGCAACACTGGCGAGACAAGATTGTTAGCTCGGATCTTATTATTGATCTGGCAGAGAAGATGATGGAGTGTATCGATTAA
- a CDS encoding gamma-glutamylcyclotransferase encodes MELDDQRLYFAYGMNTNLEGMKVRCPQAEPIGQAVLQDYRLVFRGVADIEPADGDEVAGVLWWITPDCEDALDILEGYPYMYGKRVVSVTRPEGNVMDAMVYYMMDQDAEASPSHFYMDELISGYRTFKLDLNQLTDAVKSCSETLTEKEIKNQYGL; translated from the coding sequence ATGGAATTAGATGATCAACGATTATATTTTGCCTACGGTATGAATACTAACCTGGAAGGGATGAAGGTACGGTGTCCACAGGCCGAACCGATTGGTCAGGCCGTGTTACAGGATTATCGCTTAGTCTTTAGAGGGGTTGCCGATATCGAGCCAGCAGATGGTGATGAGGTTGCGGGTGTCTTGTGGTGGATCACGCCTGATTGTGAGGATGCGCTGGATATTTTAGAAGGCTATCCCTACATGTATGGAAAAAGGGTAGTGAGTGTTACCCGGCCAGAGGGTAATGTAATGGATGCGATGGTCTATTACATGATGGATCAGGATGCAGAGGCATCCCCGAGCCATTTTTATATGGATGAACTGATTAGTGGTTACCGGACATTCAAGCTGGATCTTAATCAGTTAACCGACGCAGTCAAATCTTGTTCGGAGACATTGACAGAGAAAGAGATAAAAAATCAGTATGGCTTGTAA
- a CDS encoding HipA domain-containing protein translates to MLFLSLQGLTGIGCLGYETAGIESEDIGGEKLSEILAWQGKDDLFEELLNKYLLQSTLSGVQPKVIVPEEQTGLEKGAFILPSLIVKTSDEDYPELAINEYICMNLAKACQIKTPDFWLSDNQQIISIRVVMNL, encoded by the coding sequence ATGCTTTTTTTATCGTTACAAGGACTCACGGGTATTGGTTGCCTTGGTTATGAGACAGCCGGTATTGAGTCAGAAGATATTGGCGGAGAAAAACTTTCAGAGATTCTTGCCTGGCAAGGTAAAGATGATTTATTTGAAGAGTTGCTTAATAAGTATTTGCTACAGTCGACGCTTAGCGGTGTGCAACCTAAAGTCATAGTGCCAGAAGAACAGACTGGATTGGAAAAGGGGGCATTTATTCTTCCTTCTCTAATCGTAAAGACCAGTGATGAGGATTATCCTGAGCTTGCGATTAATGAATATATTTGCATGAATTTGGCAAAGGCCTGTCAAATAAAAACACCTGATTTCTGGTTATCGGATAATCAACAGATCATAAGTATCAGGGTAGTTATGAATCTATAG
- a CDS encoding HipA domain-containing protein: protein MGKALNLYSSTPKEDMEIFFKMVVLSCLVGNGDGHLKFFSMLYDHPDNMRLSPVYDVVNTQIYMPKDTLALNLSKSKDFPDRRRMIALSQSLGIKNGEMILDEMAGIVREQLDKLSDYTELMALDIKAAILKNLHLVTTRTAIKTHSSRRYTKHH from the coding sequence ATAGGTAAGGCACTTAATCTGTATTCATCTACTCCTAAGGAAGATATGGAAATATTTTTTAAAATGGTTGTGCTCAGTTGTTTGGTGGGAAATGGTGATGGCCATTTAAAATTTTTTTCTATGTTGTATGATCATCCTGATAATATGCGTTTAAGTCCTGTATATGATGTTGTTAACACGCAAATCTATATGCCAAAGGATACGCTTGCGTTAAATTTATCTAAATCAAAAGACTTTCCTGATCGACGAAGAATGATTGCCTTGAGTCAGTCATTGGGGATAAAAAATGGAGAAATGATCCTCGATGAAATGGCAGGTATAGTTCGAGAACAGCTCGATAAGTTATCTGATTATACTGAATTAATGGCGCTTGATATTAAAGCTGCAATATTAAAAAACCTTCATTTAGTTACAACGCGTACAGCAATTAAAACACACTCATCAAGAAGGTATACTAAACATCATTGA
- a CDS encoding DNA-binding protein, protein MNITPIKCEADYNAALAQVNDLMDASLDTAAGDKLDILVTLIEKYEAQHYPVDAPNPVEAIRFRMEQYDLKNKDLIPYIGQSGRVSEVLNFKRKLTLSMIRKLHAGLKIPTESLIQDYELK, encoded by the coding sequence ATGAATATCACACCCATTAAATGTGAAGCAGACTATAATGCCGCCCTTGCACAGGTTAATGATTTAATGGATGCCAGTCTTGATACGGCGGCAGGCGATAAGCTTGATATACTCGTAACATTAATTGAGAAATATGAGGCACAACATTACCCTGTCGATGCACCCAACCCTGTGGAAGCCATTCGCTTCCGTATGGAGCAATACGACCTGAAGAATAAAGATTTAATACCCTATATTGGACAATCTGGCCGTGTATCTGAAGTGCTCAATTTCAAACGCAAATTAACATTAAGCATGATTAGAAAACTACATGCCGGACTAAAAATTCCTACCGAAAGTTTGATCCAGGATTATGAACTGAAATAG
- a CDS encoding type II toxin-antitoxin system HigB family toxin has translation MRIIAKRTLREFWQSHPEYADAQAPLAAWHKEVTEANWETPQQVKAQFRNASILKDSRVVYIRFVGTHQQYDTINVETI, from the coding sequence ATGAGAATCATCGCAAAACGGACACTGCGTGAGTTCTGGCAGTCACATCCTGAATATGCCGACGCTCAAGCCCCATTGGCAGCCTGGCATAAAGAGGTTACTGAAGCCAACTGGGAAACACCTCAACAGGTTAAAGCACAATTCCGCAATGCAAGTATTCTCAAGGATAGCCGCGTCGTCTACATACGCTTTGTGGGCACTCATCAGCAATACGATACTATCAATGTGGAGACCATATAA
- a CDS encoding flagellar biosynthesis protein FlgJ — translation MNARWLYVFFIINSLFFSVALKAQEKITAQQASVFDYSQVRTVAEKKRIFFSILRPIILSELQLIAEKRQRIIRARDKGDDILWIKQLATEYKIQWDDSNPDWDQLLLRVDGLPVDLIMVQAANESAWGLSRFARQGNNLFGQWCFSKGCGLVPGQRTEGARHEVRRFSSINESITSYVHNINTFGAYRELRNLRGQLREQDKPLDAIFLAQGLKQYSSRGMAYVEEIQSMIRSMR, via the coding sequence ATGAATGCAAGATGGCTTTATGTTTTTTTCATCATAAACAGTTTGTTTTTTTCAGTGGCACTAAAGGCGCAGGAAAAAATAACAGCTCAGCAGGCGAGTGTTTTTGATTATTCACAGGTCAGGACTGTTGCTGAAAAGAAACGGATTTTTTTCAGCATTCTGCGTCCGATTATATTAAGTGAGCTTCAGCTTATTGCTGAAAAACGTCAGCGCATTATTCGGGCACGGGATAAGGGTGATGATATTTTATGGATAAAGCAGTTGGCGACTGAGTACAAGATTCAATGGGATGATAGCAACCCGGACTGGGATCAATTGCTGCTTCGTGTCGATGGTCTGCCGGTGGATCTGATTATGGTGCAGGCGGCGAATGAATCGGCTTGGGGGCTGTCTCGTTTTGCGCGGCAGGGTAATAACCTGTTTGGTCAATGGTGTTTCAGTAAGGGTTGTGGTCTAGTGCCGGGGCAGCGTACGGAAGGCGCGCGCCATGAGGTTAGACGTTTTTCCAGTATCAATGAATCCATTACCAGTTATGTTCACAACATTAATACATTTGGTGCCTATCGGGAGTTGCGTAATCTTCGTGGGCAATTACGCGAGCAGGATAAACCACTGGATGCTATTTTTCTTGCACAGGGATTAAAACAGTATTCCAGTCGGGGTATGGCCTATGTTGAAGAGATTCAATCAATGATAAGGAGTATGAGGTAA